The genomic region TGGAAGAACTCACCAACAATCAAGCAAATAAGATAAAACTAGCAACCATGGAATCTGATAGCTACTAAATCCTGAAATATATTTctcagagtttatttttgaaagggagttTGGGTTTGGttctttatttgcttgtttgtttctttattcatggaaacaataaaataaccttgtaattatatctgtttttctctttccatcgATATACCATTTTAGGACATTAGAATTCCTGTAGGAAGAAAACAACACAGAATATGGAATTGATAGATGGAAACTACACTTTGGTGACTGAGTTTATTCTTTTAGGGTTTCCAACCCGCCCTGAACTGCAGATTGTCCTATTCCTCATGTTTCTGACACTGTATGGTATGATTTTAACAGGGAACATTGGACTGATGATATTAATCAGGACTGATTCTCACCTTCAAACCcccatgtattttttccttagCAACTTATCCTTTGCAGACCTCTGTTACTCCTCAGTCATCGTTCCCAAAATGCTCATCAATTTCCTCTCAGAGAACAAATCTATCTCTTATTATGGCTGTgccctccagttttattttttctgtgcctTTGCCGATACAGAATCCTTTATCTTGGCTGCCATGGCATACGATCGCTACGTCGCCATCTGTAACCCTTTACTGTATATGGTTGTGATGTCTCGGGACATCTGTATATGGTTGATTGTCTTGTCCTACATTGGAGGCAACCTGAGTTCCCTGGTTCATACGTCCTTTGCATTTATTCTGAAATACTGTGATAAAAATGTCATTAATCATTTTTTCTGTGACCTCCCCCCACTGCTTAAGTTATCCTGCACAGACACATCAGTTAATGAGTGGCTTCTCTCTACATATGGCAGCTCAGTGGAAATTATCTGtttcatcgtcatcatcatctcCTACTTTTTCATCCTTCGCTCAGTCTTAAAGATCCGTTCTTCCAGTGGGAGGAAGAAAACCTTTTCCACATGTGCCTCTCACCTGACTTCAGTGGCCATCTATCAGGGGACTCTCCTCTTCATTTACTCACGGCCCAGCTATCTATATTCTCCTAATACTGATAAAATTATCTCCGTGTTCTACACCATCATCATCCCAGTGCTGAATCCACTGATTTATAGTTTGAGAAATAAAGATGTCAAAGATGCTGCTAAGAGAGCTGTACGATTAAAGGTAGATGCCTCATGAGCTATAAAGTTCAGAGATTCATCTAAATCCCCAGTTACAAACTCTGGGAACCTGCAACACATGTACCAGCAGATACACAAGGGATTTTtatcaaacatttgtttttcatacAGCCAAATTTAAATCATAACCCACGATGTAAGAAAACATTTAGAAGTTTCAAAATTGCTGCTAAAGAATAGACTACTGTTCAATGATCGCTAGCTTGGAATTAATACTAAAATGTGTTTTATCAGGCTGTCTTAAGGGATATAGTAAATACCTAAGAAAAGTgagtgtgcgcgcatgtgtgtcTGTAATATATCTCATTTATATGATAGATTACTGGATGAAGAAGGAGGCCAGATTCTATTGGTTCGTATGGAAGCTCTGTACTTGGCTAGTGAGAGGCATTTTGAACaagttacttcattttctttttttttaagtttatttatttattttgaaagagacagagaaagtctgagtagggaaagggcagagagagagagggagagagagagagagaccccaagaAGGCttgtgctgccagtgcaaagcctgatgtggggctcaaactcaccaaccatgagatcacgacctcaccCGAAGTCAAGAGCAGggggcctaaccaactgagccacccaggtgccccaagttcattcattttctatGCCTGTTaacttatctgaaaaatggggagaataaagTATGCATGTCAGTGATTGTTGATGAATAACTGAGCAAATGCTGTGAATAACACCTGTAATTTTTAAGTACTTGACAGgtgttaattataaatatttgtattatagcTAACGTTAATTCAAATGTACACTTTATGATGAGATGGTGAGAGGCAGGGATGTCATAGAAGCATTAATACAAAATCAAGTACACTTTCTTAAGTTCAGTTCAATAATACGCTGCTAATCTACCCCCATTCTACTccaaagtaatttgaaaattttttctaaGTAGCACTTTGAAGAATATAGGTTACTGCAAGGCAAACTTTTTGTCctcctatatttttcttttttatacaccAAAGTATTACTAGAGGTATGGAAGAaacatctttctctgtcttctcaaaaaCAGAATTGGCTCTCCAATATATATCACCTGTATCCTTTTGGGAGATCAACCCATATGCCCTGGTGGGATGTTTGAAGGCTGAAATTGGAGGCATGTATCATGCAAAATGTATTTCAGTAGctgatgtggttttttttttctgtatgttatttttattattttttctctacataataaatatttataagcttTGACTCAGAAATATTAAAGTTTATAAGTACATTTAAACCCATGTACTCTTTGTTGTGAAAGTCCACAAGATCCAGCCCAAATCATTCTCAGTTTTAAATTCCTCTAAGAATCGTTTCTTTAGATTTCTGACCAACAATGCTTCTCTTGAGCATGTCTGTTGTTTTATTTGCTAAAAAGAGAGCACAGTCACTCACAGCTACATACCCACCACGATACTCTAATATTAAGTTTATATTTCCTTAGCCAAGGATTACTTGGCCAAGGCTATAGAGAATCACAAAAAGCAGTATTAGATAAATATATCTCAATGGCTTTTCATGTTCACTAAACACTTAACATATGCaaatatctggggcacctgggtgactcagtcagttacatgtctgactcttgatcttagctcaggtcttgatctcagggttgtgaggatCTTGGGTCCCACGTTGGGGTCCATGCtggacatagagcttacttaaaacaaacGTATGCAACTATCTATTAATGATATGTCTACAGCACAATATTACATATCCATATGCCTgtgaaaatcttatttttcctacatCACTATGTTTTGGTGCTCAACAGTTATATCACCAAACATTATGCCACTTATGAGAAAATTTAACAGTTTCCAAGTAAAGGAATAACTAAAAATACAGGGTATCAGTATGTTTTCAAGGTCCCCAGAGCTGCTGTTAATTGCTGAGCTTTCTAGATGGCCTACATTGCTTTTCCTACTGGTAACATACAGTATTTCATTACCCATAGGCCACCTGCTAAATCCCCAAGACTGTATGATAGTCAGCAAGGCCTGAATTTATATTTCAGACCTGGAATTGTCAAACTTTCCATGGCAACCCATTTAGCTAAGCCTTCCTCTGTGGTTTTTGCTGAAGTCTATGTGGTCCTTGTGCTATTACTGAAGCTGCTTAATCATCATTTCAgtattaaaaacagaaccactGTAAACATTATGGAAACAGGAGATTTATGCCCAACCCTCATGTAAATTCCTATTTTGTACCAATTCCAACCTGAAACAGCATTGAAACAATTTAGAAAATGCATCTATAGACACACTGACGGCAAGATCCCAAATAATCCACTCCTTTTCAGCATGCCATTCAGAGACTTTCTTATAATCACATTCAGCTTTCAAATAAGACAACAGCAAACACATGCTTACTTTTAACAGATTCACTCAtacaactgaaagaaaaaagaggctaCACAAAGTTTCATGTGCCATTTTATCCTTACAGGGGTGACCTAGGGTTCTTCTAGCTAAGTCACACACCTTCGACAGCCTATAACTTGTGAAAATTTTGAGATAGAAGTCTAAACCTTCTCACGCTATCTTATGGAAGGAAGTAGGGGAATAGGCGAGGTGGGAATATTAGTTAACATATTTACCtcgaaacaaaaggaaaacacaatcaTAACTCCTACGGTGTTGTTTTCATTACTGGCCACGTGATCATCGTTCAAACatagaatttccttttctctgcaacTTCCTCCGAATTCCCCTTAACTTCAACAAGCACCCCGTTGTCTTGCTTTCTTGCCTTGTAAAGTGGCCCAAACCTATATCCCTCAAGGATAGATATCATTGCTAGTTCTATTTGGGGCCGTTATGGTTTTCTATCAACATTCTAATAATGGATTTGAGCATTCTAAAAGTGCCCCGGAGGCTCTCATGCATTCCAGGAACACTCCCTGCTACCTTAGCTCTATAGTAAACATCACATGTTCCCTTTATATTCAGGAACAATCACCCCAACTGGTAGAGAACCCCCTTTTGCCTGTTCACTAAGGAGCATGAGGGTCTTAAGTGACCAGATAGCTGTCTTGGCATTTGGTTCAATGGAACTAATTTGTGTTACCTGTTGgaagaattactttttttctttttaaacaaagaccAAAGACCCTAAAATTACAAAGGGGGGAAGCAAAGTTTTTGTTAATGGACCATTAGGAATAATAAGAGAAGGGCTacatctttttctctgcttttttagAATTATCAGCATCTATGTGAATTTCCTTAGATGCATTATCCTTGTACATAGGAggtatattaatagaaaaaatccCCAAACCCAAATCTAGtatattactaatattttcaCTTCACCTTCCATTTTAAATAGCCAGAAACACccaacaataaatatttggaaaaccaTGACTTTTGCAAATCCTTATACTAGATAGTTTAGAACACAAATACAAACACTGGTCTTATTCCTGAAGTCTCAAATGTAGTAGATGAATTTTCATATGaataaaaggaacagaatttagtaAAGAATGTACTGAGTGTAGATAATGTGAAAGAGTCCTAAAGTCAATGAAATGGTGACTTGCATGTGGTCAGGGGATGGGAAGAAGACCAGGCTCCCTGAGGAAAGCAGCCCGGCAAGCCAAGTACCATGGACAAGAATATTTTTAGCATCGTTGTTCGCAATAGCCAAAACGcggaaacaacccaaaatgtcCATCCAACTTATGAATGAATCAACCAATGTATTATATCCATAAAGTGCatccaactgatgaatgaatcAACTAATGTATTATATCCAGACAGTGaagtattattcagtcataaaatgaaacaaaattctgaATCTCGCACCAACATGCATGATCCTTAAAAACATTAGGCTGGAGGAAAGAAGCCCATTTCAACACAACACAATCgatgttgtttatttgagatgtcCGGAGTGGGCAGAGTGGAAAGTGGATTAGTGTTctgggagctgggagagaggGCAAGGGCTGTGGCAATTAACAGGTATGGGTTTCTCACAGGTCTGGcgttagatagtggtgatggctgaACAGCCCTGAAAACATGCTAAAAACCAAAGAACTGCATTCTTTGAAAGGCTGAATTTTACAAcgatcaattatatttcaataaaaataaaatgttatcaaattaTGCTAATATGCCTCAATACAGTGGGAAGGAGAATATTTCAAAtatggaagaaacaaaatgaacaatcaaaaggagctagaaatgattaaggaGGGGTTTACTTGGGTTTTATTAGATTTCCTCTTTGACTGGAGAAGAATGATGCAAATTCTGAGAAGCTGAAgcatactataaaaataatttggggtttTCTTCCTGGCAGAGATCAACAGTAGTGAAGCATTAAAGTTCAGCCTTTGCTACAGTTGTTTCCGAATTCACAGAGGGAATATACAGAACCAGGAATATAATTAATGATATGTTTGCCTAACATCAAAGCCTAAGGGTAGTAGCTACAGATTTAAGTCCCAAATGCACCTGCTAAAATAAAATGCCCGCTGCCTATTGTTCAACCACCAAAGACCTGCTCATCTCAGGTAGGCTTTTAGGTTGTAATTTAAAGAATATAGggttaaaaacttaaatttttaagaaaaaaagtttttttttaaaaaagcatcttttTGCCTGCTTACTCAATGAAATAAACTCCGCAGTTTAatggacaaaaatattttcttctcaaaactgAATCTGTCTGAGCTTAGTATTCACaatataactttttaattattttatttggatgTTGGTTTACAGGAAAGCTTCTATTACTGTTATTGCTGGGTAAGTATATACATGAatttaagcagttttttttttgttttacttaaaaataatgtagGCACCACTTTACAAATAACAACATACACAAACGCATCTCCATGTGAACCACATGCCATATTTACCTCAGTCTAAAGAGCAAGTCCATTGTCCACTTTCTATTCTTATGTACGAGAGagacatatatacacatgaaaatacatgacacacacataaatacacacacaaggaAGAGAACCTGTATCACTCAGACGTGTTTATCATTCTTCATCTTACTTTcgttttttaatataaaagtccATTCAAAATCCAAAGACATGCAAATGTATgtgttaacttctttttttttttttttttttttttttgcccttttctttGGTTAAGAGACTCCTCCTTCGCATCAGACCACTCCACAAACAGGTAGTGAGTATTTTGGCAAAGCAATAATACATTTCCTGAAAAAAGTCAGTAATTCTTACTCCTTGTCCTAGCAAACACTGAAGACAACTCACCCCAGGATCAGGAATataattgttttcattgttattaGTGTGATATGCTCATTGTTTCTAAAAACTagtataaaaaaatcttttaagccgatcatgttttttttaaagaatagaataaatatattcattttgtgtgtgtgtccatggaATACTTTCAAGCAGAGAAAAGGCTTAGTCCTCCATCTTATGGCCTAATATTGGTGCTTCTTCAGGTTATTTTGAAGATGAATGAGATATCAATTCACCCAAATATCATCCTTGATAAAAGGAAGGTGATATTTGGAGGAATTAAAGAGCTTGTTGAAAGTTGCATCCCTCATAAATGACATCTAGATTTATacagtttatttatgtatttatttacttgcttattttgagagtgagagagagagagagagagatagcagggggaggggcagagaaagagagagagaagcccaagccgactgtgcactgacagtgctcttcacaatgtggggcatgaactcgcaaaccgtgagaaactgagctgaaatccagagttggacacctaaccgactgagccacccaggtgccctaaatgaCATCTAGATTTATATCAAAGTTTCTTAACCACCTATcgtagatatttttattattgtcataGAGGTAGCGATGCCTCTTTAAAGAATTGACCAAGTAATTTTATGAGTATAAAAGACAATTGAGGGAAGAAATTGTGTTCTGCCTTACAGGTATTTTGTGGCTGTCAGAAGAGTTACATGTGTATCTATCATCGTCTTGGTCATGTTCTCAAAAGTTTAGACAAGGATATAGAAGAATGGATGGAGGAAATTGTTCATCCTtgagtgatttcattttcttgggaaTTACCAATAACCCTGGGATGAAAGCAACCCTATTTACAATGTTTCTTGTTATTTATCTCATTAATCTTTTTGCAAACCTCGGAATGATTATTCTAATTAGAATGAATTCTCAGCTGAACACGCCAATGTACTTTTTCCTTAGCCACCTCTCTTTCTGTGACCTCTGTTATTCCACAGCAGTTGGGCCCAAAATGTTGGTAGACCTTCTAGCCAAAAACACATCAATCCCTTTCGTTGGCTGTGCTCTGCAATTCTTGGTCTTCTGTACGTTTGCTGATTCCGAGTGCCTACTGCTGGCGGTGATGGCCTTTGATCGGTACAAGGCCATTAGCAACCCCTTGCTCTACACGGTCAACATGTCCAGCAGAGTGTGCTTCCTGCTCATGGCCGGGGTTTACCTGCTGGCAACGGCAGATGCTTTGATACATACGACACTAACATTCCGGTTATGTTTCTGTGGATCAAAGGAGATTAATCATTTCTTCTGTGATCTACCTCCACTCTACCTTCTTTCCTGCTCAAATACAGAGATCAATGAGTTGGCATTATTCACATTTTTTGGCTTCATTGAACTGAGTACCATTTTAGGAGTCCTTATCTCTTATTGTTATATAATCTTATCTGTCCTGAAGGTCCATTCTGCTGAGGGGAGATTCAAAGCTTTCTCCACCTGCACCTCCCACTTAACTGCTGTTGCAATTTTCCAGGGAACCATTCTCTTCATGTATTTCCGGCCAAGTTCTTCCTACTCTCTTGATCAAGACAAAATGACCTCCTTGTTTTACACCCTTGTGATTCCCATGTTAAACCCACTGATTTACAGCCTGAGGAACAAAGATGTGAAAGAgaccctgaaaaaaataaaaattaaaagatggttTTAAAtatcacgtgcacacacacacacacacacatactttgtggttatagtttatataaaattatattgcataacagaagagaaataaagttgTCTCGAAAACTTTAATTGAATAAAATGAGTTTGTTTTGAAGCCCTATCACAATAATATTGCAGTTCCTTATATATATCATACTTTATTCTGCATCTAGATTTTGTATACGGTACTCCTTCTTTGTGGAAAACTTTTCACACTTTTCTCATTTTGccagatttttatttgttcattctttcattcattcaaacattaatttattataCTTAGATTGAGTGTGTGCTTACTAAGTGAACTTGGGTATTTAAGTGCTTTGTATCCCATGGCATATCCAGTAGTTTCTATACTAACGAATCTTGTAATCTACTCAAGGTAACCAACATTACTTAACTAAGCACCAAATAATTCATAACTTTCAAATTCATCATGAAGTAAAAAACAAGGGGCTTTATCCACAGAAAATGTCTAAATCTAGTATAAAAGAAAGGCTTCATTGGCTGGAGATATTGAGTCTCAAAAGATCTCAAAAGATGCAAGTTGGATCCTGGAGAAGTAAAGATAGTAGACAGTGTATCTGACAGTTAGAGAGGTCTTGAGGTGGCCAAGTCATGACTTTTCAAAGTAAAGAAGTTGTGGTTGccaaaacatggatggaccttgagggcattatgccaagtgaaataagtcagacagagaaagataaatattatatgatctcacttgtttgtggaatctaaaaaagctggactcataaaagcagagagtagaacagtggttgccaggagcttgGGGAGTGGGCAAAATGGGGACACGTTGGTCAGATAGTACAAACTTTCTGGGATAAGCTGAATAAGTTTTGGGGGACATAGTGTGCAGTATGGTGACTacaattaacaatactgtattgcataattgaaatttgctaagaatttGTTCTTAAACCTTCTCAACACGATATAAAATTGGTAACTATGTGAGGCAACGAATGTGTTTATTAACGTTATAGCAATGATGATTTCACCAAGTAGACATATATCAAAACCCACCTTGTacccttttaaaaattcccaatgttatatgtcaatttgatcccaagaaagtgggggagaagaaaaggagtcaAAATGGTTAGGTTATAAAGAACAGCGGAAAGGGCTTTGGGCATCATTGTGCTGTAATTATCAAAAATCAGCTCCTCTACCAATCCTCCAGggaaatttccttccttccttttctcttctctgtcctggATAAATGTCCCTTTTTGTAATACATAGTAAAACCTCTCCCTGAAACACTGTTTTAATATCattccatttattaaataactGCTTCTAATATGTGGTTGGGAGCATTCTTTGTCAAGAATTGAACActttgggggcacgtgggtggtacCTGGgaggcccagtcagttaagtgtctgacttcagctcaggtcatgatctcatggttcatgagttggagccccgttctggggtctgtgctgacagatcagagcctggagactgcttcagattccctgtctccctctctctctgcccctctcccaatcacactgtctctctctctcaaaaataaataagcattaaaaaatttaaaaaaaaagaattgaacatTTTGTTTGTATTATCCAAAGTACCTGCTTACTGTATGggacacaaaatggaaaaaaaaaaaaattaaatggtattAAAAACACCAGGCaacatttttgaatgtttattacaAATTAGTAACACAATTATATAACTGTAAAGTATGTAGCCagaatatctatatatacatatatatatgcaatttattattatactgttatgttatatattatattattattatattatattatgttatattacattatattttgttttctataacttTTAAAGAAGTACATAAAATGATTGTGGATACCAAGATAATGAGTCTGTAAACACCTACATATTAGTTACACTAGAAATAAAGagcatttatgtgtgtatgttctTGATATTGGTGTATATGAACtttctctgttttaatttctaatgactAAAACAACTCGTTGAAATAGCATGGGAATATCCTTATATTTAAAGAACCATATCAGACCCAAAGACACTCTTAATTATCCATTACAATTGTTGAagctaaaaaccactgaatttctTAGATTTTGTAGCTGCTACTTTTAAATAGTTTTGGAGCAAACATTTTAGAGTGGAAGAAACAATTCCTCTCCTTTTTCAGAGGGCATTTGTGGACTCCTGTGACCTGTCACTGGGTGTcatgctggaaaagaaaaactgtgaagaaatttatttattaataaaaggtTTGAAAGGTTTTCATCTGTACCATATTTTCTCAATGAACACAggcacttttaaaattaagagcaGCAGCATGGAAGAAAacattgcttaaaatatttaagtccaaaaaaagagagcatgagtggattGCTACTTAAAATTAGAGAATTTTAATATGCAATCTGATTAACCAGCATTGCTCCCTTAGGACAGCCACCATATTTTCCAGTATCTGAAGACTGATTTGATCTACATATTAACTGTTTTTTCAGATCTAGTGGGTgtgaaggaagaaataggaacTTCTACACCCCAGAAATGGAATTCCAAAAATAGAATTGACTGACTCAACTAATTTTGGGTTACCTCTCCCTAAATTTGAAGCCAGGTAGATAATACCAATTTCAGAGGGCCAAGTACTTGTCAGGGTGACCCTTTTTAGTGGCCAGTTACGCAAATTCAGAATTTCCTAGACACTTCAGAGAGTGGATATCCAACTTCATTggtattcaagaaaataaaaatgaatatgtaaaCGTAGTATATTCTGATTCACATATAGAACAGCAAAATATGTAAACAATTGAAATGCCAAGTATTGATGACGACATGGAAAAATCGTAGCTCTTACACACTGACAGTAGAAAGCAGAATTGGCATTTTACTTTGCAAAACCGTATGCTTTTGTCTGCTTGTGCTGGCCATATAAATGTCTTATGACCTAAAAACTCTATTCCCAGATTTATGCTGAGGTGAAATGAGCGAGTATGTCTGCCCAAGACGTGTGCAAATATTCCTCATTGCATTATTATCATTAGCATCAAACTGAAAACAACTTAGATCAACACAACAGGACAAgagttaacaaaaatttttcctAAAGTGTTAAATGCGGCATATTTTAGGGTTTGCAGGCCACAAATTCTTGGTCACAGTCCCTTAGGATTGTCCGTGTATTGCCAAAACAATCCTCGACCATATATAAATAGGAAGTGTCTCACGTCCAAACATACTTTGCACTATAGTTTGACTCCTGCTCTAGAGGAGATAAATTATTTCATGACATGTTAGCACACTGGAAAACGACACAGCAGGGAAGTGAACTCACTGCTTCCATGTGCAACAACACGGAGAAATTTCACAAACATACTGCTCCGCGAAATGAACAAGTTAAAAAAACGTGTAAAAGCTGTGTATACTTTAAGAACTTAAAACTAACCTAGCTCGCTAGACGTCACCTTGCAGTGGTTCTCGGACGATTTCTACAGACGCTAGTAACGTTCTCCTTTGGAGTGAAGgaaatttttgtttctgaaaataacTGCAGTATACATCTTGAGAAAGTTTCTATAAGTAGATTATACTCTAAATATATTTCCCAAACACATAGTATATTTTCTACCGTATGGTAAGCAACCTCAGGGTTGCTTAACCTAGGTTAACAACCTGCGTTGTTTAACCTAACAGTTCCTTGTACACAGCATGTGTTCTTAATATATCTGTAAAATTGATGTAGTGCCCATATGTCATAGAATATCTCAGTACACATTCTTCAcgttattaaaaattctttttttttaatttttttaacgtttatttatttttgagacagagagagacagagcatgaacggggaaggggcagagagagagggagacacagaatcgaaacaggctccaggctctgagctgtcagcatagatcctgacgtggggctcgaactcacgactgcgagatagtgacctgagtcgaagtcagacgcttaaccgactgagccacccaggcgcccctcacgttATTAAAAATTCTGACTTGCTTGCAGAATGCCTTTATCCACCTGCAGGAACTTCTA from Panthera uncia isolate 11264 chromosome D1, Puncia_PCG_1.0, whole genome shotgun sequence harbors:
- the LOC125933758 gene encoding olfactory receptor 5W2-like — encoded protein: MDGGNCSSLSDFIFLGITNNPGMKATLFTMFLVIYLINLFANLGMIILIRMNSQLNTPMYFFLSHLSFCDLCYSTAVGPKMLVDLLAKNTSIPFVGCALQFLVFCTFADSECLLLAVMAFDRYKAISNPLLYTVNMSSRVCFLLMAGVYLLATADALIHTTLTFRLCFCGSKEINHFFCDLPPLYLLSCSNTEINELALFTFFGFIELSTILGVLISYCYIILSVLKVHSAEGRFKAFSTCTSHLTAVAIFQGTILFMYFRPSSSYSLDQDKMTSLFYTLVIPMLNPLIYSLRNKDVKETLKKIKIKRWF
- the LOC125933733 gene encoding olfactory receptor-like protein OLF1, encoding MELIDGNYTLVTEFILLGFPTRPELQIVLFLMFLTLYGMILTGNIGLMILIRTDSHLQTPMYFFLSNLSFADLCYSSVIVPKMLINFLSENKSISYYGCALQFYFFCAFADTESFILAAMAYDRYVAICNPLLYMVVMSRDICIWLIVLSYIGGNLSSLVHTSFAFILKYCDKNVINHFFCDLPPLLKLSCTDTSVNEWLLSTYGSSVEIICFIVIIISYFFILRSVLKIRSSSGRKKTFSTCASHLTSVAIYQGTLLFIYSRPSYLYSPNTDKIISVFYTIIIPVLNPLIYSLRNKDVKDAAKRAVRLKVDAS